A stretch of the Bacillus sp. FJAT-18017 genome encodes the following:
- a CDS encoding NAD(P)-dependent alcohol dehydrogenase, which translates to MRAAIYKSYGPPEVLKIENVEPPSISDEDRVLVKVHCASVNPYDYHFRKGYFPTRLENGLTKPKNHLLGIDVSGTVEAIGSNVHKFQVGDHVFGSCLGSHAEYVCPRQNVLSLIPKNISFEEAAAVPCAAQTALQALRNVAGLKQGQRVLIYGASGGVGHCAVQLARYFKAEVTAVCSTSNLQWVKDLGADHVIDYTKEDFSNNGIKYDVILDVVGKRSFFSCLRSLTDTGVYITENPLYPMYHPIQLLISSMIGRKKAKIHLAKPNDSDLDFLRGLLEEEKLKPVIEKCYPFDQIVDAHRHVENGHTKGKVVLRFVH; encoded by the coding sequence ATGAGAGCAGCTATTTATAAATCCTATGGTCCCCCTGAAGTGTTGAAGATAGAGAATGTTGAACCCCCATCCATATCGGATGAAGATCGAGTTTTGGTCAAAGTACACTGCGCTTCGGTCAATCCATATGATTACCATTTTCGAAAAGGTTATTTCCCTACCAGGTTAGAAAATGGTCTAACAAAGCCAAAAAATCATCTATTGGGTATAGATGTTTCAGGCACAGTTGAGGCAATAGGCAGTAATGTACATAAATTTCAGGTTGGCGATCATGTATTTGGAAGCTGTCTCGGATCGCATGCAGAATATGTCTGTCCCCGTCAGAATGTCCTCAGTCTTATTCCGAAAAACATTTCCTTTGAGGAAGCCGCAGCTGTCCCCTGTGCTGCCCAGACAGCACTTCAAGCCTTGAGAAATGTAGCCGGGTTAAAGCAAGGACAAAGGGTTTTGATATACGGTGCATCTGGCGGCGTCGGACACTGTGCTGTTCAGCTGGCCCGATATTTTAAGGCGGAGGTAACCGCTGTTTGCAGTACCTCGAATCTCCAGTGGGTTAAAGACCTGGGAGCAGATCACGTAATCGACTATACAAAGGAAGATTTCTCGAATAACGGGATAAAGTACGATGTGATTCTAGATGTAGTTGGTAAGCGGAGCTTCTTTAGCTGTTTGCGTTCTCTAACAGATACTGGTGTTTATATTACGGAAAACCCACTCTATCCGATGTATCACCCCATTCAATTGCTAATAAGTTCTATGATTGGCCGTAAGAAAGCCAAGATTCATCTTGCGAAACCAAATGACTCTGATTTGGACTTCTTGCGAGGGCTTTTGGAGGAAGAGAAACTAAAACCCGTTATTGAGAAGTGCTATCCTTTTGATCAAATTGTAGACGCCCATAGGCATGTTGAAAATGGGCATACAAAGGGGAAAGTCGTCCTACGGTTTGTGCATTGA
- a CDS encoding DinB family protein, with translation MSNLENDNLHETRINLIKEITSLDNTQLNTRIGMNMWSIAQVCHHLVLVEQATIKAISWGLKKIDNTPTERKNVDLILDRTKKFKAPEIVEPDFEPFEVQSIIELLNESREKFLTFLSTIEDKSILAEKSIRHPALGELPLDQWIEQVYLHEQRHTEQIKEIKLLLDARQ, from the coding sequence ATGAGCAACTTAGAAAATGACAATCTGCATGAAACGAGAATTAACTTAATAAAGGAGATTACTTCATTAGATAATACTCAACTTAATACTAGGATAGGTATGAATATGTGGAGTATAGCACAAGTTTGTCATCACTTAGTACTAGTGGAACAGGCAACAATAAAGGCTATTTCATGGGGATTAAAAAAGATTGATAATACACCAACCGAACGTAAAAACGTTGATCTAATATTGGACCGAACGAAAAAGTTTAAAGCTCCCGAAATCGTTGAACCAGATTTTGAACCATTTGAAGTTCAATCAATTATTGAACTGTTAAACGAGTCTAGAGAAAAATTTCTGACTTTCCTTAGTACAATAGAGGATAAATCGATTTTGGCGGAAAAGTCAATTAGGCATCCTGCCTTAGGTGAATTACCACTTGACCAATGGATTGAACAGGTATATTTGCATGAACAGCGACACACTGAACAAATAAAAGAAATAAAATTACTATTAGATGCCAGGCAATAA
- a CDS encoding helix-turn-helix transcriptional regulator, with the protein MPKIDNMLAILWMLRSGEKITAKQISEKLEMNIRTVYRYIDTISTSGVPIISEPGHNGGYTLLNNFIEAPLFFDFEEQTSLFHAAVFAEEAGYYGGEALSRAISKLSKYSNQEQETKINQHLTSLEVISRLSSLSMEPFLKELEQAVADGYSVKILYHKSGEKQLNYRLVDPYRIIYWNNKWYVIGFCHLRNDIRSFRVDRIESLMLTENKFNRPENFSARDFFIKSLLPTIEDKEGIISLVINGDKSVLADICQHWFLGHYLQERTSNQAVFLLEKDMIHTYVPYLLLPYNKSIKVIEPISLKKRLIEVLSELIKFHQV; encoded by the coding sequence ATGCCTAAAATTGACAATATGTTAGCAATTCTATGGATGCTTCGTTCAGGTGAAAAAATTACTGCAAAACAAATTTCAGAAAAGTTAGAGATGAATATAAGGACTGTGTATCGTTATATTGATACAATTTCAACAAGTGGCGTACCTATAATTTCAGAACCAGGACATAACGGTGGATACACTTTATTGAACAATTTTATTGAGGCTCCTCTTTTTTTTGATTTTGAGGAGCAAACTTCACTATTTCACGCTGCTGTTTTTGCAGAAGAAGCTGGATATTATGGAGGTGAAGCACTAAGTAGGGCCATTTCAAAACTAAGTAAATATTCAAATCAAGAGCAGGAAACAAAGATAAACCAACATTTAACTAGTCTTGAAGTAATAAGTCGATTAAGTTCACTCTCTATGGAACCTTTTTTGAAGGAGTTGGAGCAGGCCGTTGCTGACGGGTACTCAGTAAAAATTCTTTACCATAAAAGTGGCGAAAAGCAATTAAATTATAGATTGGTCGATCCGTACAGAATTATCTATTGGAATAATAAGTGGTATGTGATTGGATTTTGTCATCTTAGGAATGATATCCGTAGTTTTAGAGTAGATCGAATTGAAAGTCTAATGCTAACCGAAAATAAGTTTAACCGGCCAGAAAATTTTTCAGCACGTGACTTTTTTATAAAAAGTCTTCTTCCCACTATAGAAGATAAGGAAGGGATTATTTCTTTGGTTATTAATGGGGATAAAAGTGTATTGGCTGATATTTGCCAACATTGGTTTTTAGGACATTATTTACAAGAACGGACTTCAAATCAAGCAGTTTTTCTTCTTGAAAAAGATATGATACATACATATGTACCTTATTTACTTTTACCGTACAATAAATCTATTAAAGTTATTGAGCCAATAAGTCTTAAGAAAAGACTTATTGAAGTTCTGTCGGAATTAATAAAATTTCATCAAGTATGA
- a CDS encoding LacI family DNA-binding transcriptional regulator: MANIKDLARMAGVSVTTVSRVLNNHPYVSEEKRNAVLAAIKASDYHKNINAVNLSKGKTQLMGVVLPYSDHPYFALLLKGIAKLAMQHNYKLVLFQTDYQEDRELEALEMLKLKQIDSLVICSRACDLEVIEEHVQYGPIVLCEKTGSERISSTFVDHYSTFYKALSYLYENNHRKIGYCISRTSGASSKERVAAYRDFANHYNLEFNPDYIIDECIYFEDGERVVARLREMDSPPTALLVTNDQVAAGIVTCCQKLNIPIPGELAILGFDNQPIAKMMDITTVEIPLEKMGMNLFLQAISEDISKKEMPVKLIERGTV, from the coding sequence ATGGCAAATATTAAGGATTTGGCAAGAATGGCAGGAGTTTCGGTAACGACTGTTTCCCGTGTCTTAAACAACCATCCATATGTGAGCGAAGAAAAAAGAAATGCAGTTTTAGCGGCGATTAAGGCGAGCGATTATCACAAAAATATTAACGCGGTTAATTTAAGCAAAGGAAAAACACAGCTAATGGGCGTGGTCCTGCCATATTCAGATCATCCTTATTTCGCTTTACTGCTAAAAGGAATTGCGAAACTCGCCATGCAGCATAACTATAAATTGGTGTTGTTTCAGACAGATTACCAGGAAGACCGGGAGCTGGAGGCTCTAGAAATGCTGAAACTGAAACAAATTGATTCGCTGGTCATTTGTTCAAGAGCGTGTGATTTGGAAGTGATTGAGGAACATGTTCAATATGGGCCAATCGTGTTGTGTGAAAAAACCGGAAGTGAAAGGATATCGTCCACTTTTGTTGATCACTACAGCACATTTTATAAGGCGTTATCTTATCTTTATGAAAACAATCATAGGAAAATAGGCTACTGCATCAGTAGAACGTCCGGGGCAAGCAGCAAAGAGCGCGTGGCAGCCTACAGGGATTTTGCTAATCACTATAATTTGGAGTTTAATCCGGATTATATTATTGATGAGTGCATTTATTTTGAGGACGGAGAAAGGGTTGTCGCACGATTAAGAGAAATGGATTCTCCTCCGACTGCTTTGCTGGTGACGAACGACCAGGTTGCTGCGGGGATCGTGACCTGCTGCCAAAAGCTAAATATTCCCATTCCAGGTGAGCTTGCCATCCTCGGCTTTGATAACCAGCCTATTGCGAAAATGATGGATATAACAACGGTCGAAATCCCTCTTGAAAAAATGGGGATGAATCTATTCCTTCAAGCAATTAGTGAGGATATTTCCAAAAAAGAAATGCCCGTTAAGCTGATTGAAAGAGGAACGGTTTAA
- a CDS encoding YolD-like family protein codes for MGIWDRGKMKWRSAFFMPEQSKLMREARLEDSKVAKPILDEQEWEEIEQNILLAMEYASPVRIKIWNDGFFKEYEGMLHRIDELKKVLYLETADLKMKRIGFLDLIEVTIVE; via the coding sequence ATGGGAATTTGGGACCGTGGCAAAATGAAATGGCGATCCGCTTTCTTTATGCCTGAACAATCGAAACTGATGAGGGAAGCAAGGCTTGAAGATTCTAAGGTAGCGAAACCAATCCTTGATGAGCAGGAATGGGAGGAAATTGAGCAGAACATCCTGCTTGCGATGGAATACGCAAGTCCGGTGCGAATTAAAATTTGGAATGATGGATTTTTTAAAGAATACGAAGGAATGCTGCACAGAATTGATGAGTTGAAAAAAGTACTTTACCTTGAGACAGCGGATTTAAAAATGAAGCGAATCGGCTTTCTCGATTTAATTGAAGTAACAATAGTGGAATAA
- the uidA gene encoding beta-glucuronidase: protein MLYPIATDSRALMDLSGIWKFMIDKEVETIDVARPLPTKELIAVPASFNDQSVMKEIREHSGYVWYEREFSVPKALRNERLVLRFGSATHEAWVYVNGKEAVYHKGGFMPFEAEINEFLTEGTNRLTVRISNLLDYTTLPVGNYSEKKDENGRTIRKVDENFDFFNYAGLHRPVKIYSTPRDYIEDITIVPAVDLEASSADVQVSVKTGGSFEEVRVTILDEEGQEVAKATGSDLTFSIENVRLWQPLNAYLYKAKVEGVNGGEVVDVYEESFGVRKVEVKSGKFLINGEPFYFKGFGKHEDTYVNGRGLNEAYNVLDINLMKDMGANSFRTSHYPYSEEMMRLCDREGIVVIDETPAVGLMLSFTFDVSILEKGGDFDDDTWKELKTAEAHEQVIRELIARDKNHACVVMWSISNESATYSKGAHEYFEPLFNLARKLDPQKRPCTNVYIMMATPSADKCTDLVDVIALNRYYGWYIQNGDLKAAEEATRKELLEWQEKYPDKPIMYTEYGADTVSGFHSAYGEPFSEEYQEDYYRMNSKVFDEIPNFVGEQLWNFADFQTKFGIMRVQGNKKGVFNRAREPKMVVRYLKDRWTNIPDLGYKK from the coding sequence ATGTTATACCCAATTGCAACAGACAGCCGCGCTTTGATGGATTTAAGCGGCATTTGGAAATTTATGATTGATAAGGAAGTTGAAACAATTGATGTAGCCCGTCCCTTGCCAACAAAGGAATTAATAGCTGTTCCGGCATCCTTTAATGACCAATCAGTTATGAAGGAAATCCGCGAGCACAGTGGTTATGTATGGTATGAAAGGGAATTTTCCGTCCCGAAGGCACTGCGCAATGAGCGCTTGGTGCTGCGTTTTGGCTCCGCGACTCACGAAGCATGGGTGTATGTGAATGGCAAAGAAGCTGTCTACCACAAGGGAGGCTTCATGCCGTTTGAAGCGGAAATCAATGAATTTTTAACAGAAGGAACGAACCGACTGACGGTCCGTATCAGCAATTTGCTTGATTACACAACACTGCCAGTCGGAAATTACAGCGAGAAAAAGGACGAGAACGGCCGGACTATTCGGAAGGTAGACGAAAACTTCGACTTCTTCAATTACGCCGGTTTGCATCGCCCCGTTAAAATTTACTCCACGCCGCGTGATTATATTGAGGATATCACCATTGTACCCGCTGTTGATTTGGAAGCAAGCAGCGCGGATGTTCAGGTTTCTGTAAAAACAGGCGGCAGCTTTGAAGAAGTGAGAGTAACAATCCTCGATGAAGAAGGTCAGGAAGTCGCCAAGGCAACTGGTTCCGATCTTACTTTTTCAATCGAAAATGTCCGCCTCTGGCAGCCACTGAACGCCTATTTGTACAAGGCAAAAGTGGAAGGCGTGAACGGCGGGGAAGTTGTTGACGTTTACGAGGAATCGTTTGGTGTACGCAAGGTTGAAGTTAAGAGCGGTAAGTTCCTGATCAATGGCGAACCATTCTACTTCAAGGGCTTCGGTAAGCACGAAGATACGTATGTGAACGGGCGCGGCTTGAACGAGGCGTACAATGTCCTTGATATCAACTTAATGAAGGACATGGGTGCGAACTCTTTCCGTACGTCTCATTATCCGTATTCTGAGGAAATGATGCGACTTTGCGATAGAGAAGGAATCGTTGTCATCGACGAAACACCGGCGGTCGGCTTAATGCTATCATTCACGTTTGATGTATCGATTTTGGAAAAAGGCGGAGACTTTGATGACGATACGTGGAAGGAATTAAAGACTGCCGAGGCACATGAGCAGGTTATTCGGGAGTTAATTGCCCGTGACAAGAACCATGCCTGTGTTGTAATGTGGTCAATTTCTAACGAGTCTGCAACATATTCGAAAGGGGCACATGAATATTTCGAGCCACTGTTCAATTTGGCTCGCAAATTGGATCCACAGAAGCGTCCATGCACGAATGTATATATCATGATGGCGACTCCTTCAGCTGATAAGTGTACGGATTTGGTTGATGTCATTGCCTTGAACCGTTATTATGGCTGGTACATTCAGAATGGTGATTTGAAAGCCGCTGAGGAGGCAACCCGCAAAGAACTTCTCGAATGGCAGGAAAAATATCCGGACAAACCAATCATGTACACAGAATATGGCGCCGATACTGTTTCCGGTTTCCACAGTGCGTATGGCGAGCCATTCAGTGAAGAGTACCAGGAAGATTATTACCGCATGAACAGCAAGGTATTCGATGAGATTCCGAATTTCGTCGGCGAACAGCTTTGGAACTTCGCTGATTTCCAAACTAAATTTGGTATCATGCGTGTTCAAGGGAATAAGAAAGGTGTCTTCAACCGCGCGAGGGAACCAAAAATGGTTGTCCGCTACCTGAAAGACCGCTGGACCAACATCCCGGACCTGGGCTATAAGAAATAA
- a CDS encoding alpha/beta hydrolase, which translates to MQEKYPVLKEAEEFFFRGNEVGVLNSHGFTGSTQSMRFLGEKIAEQGFTVYGPRLTGHGTHPEDMEQASFEDWIRDVEAGLEKVKENCSTVFVAGLSMGGTLTLYLAENHPELAGVMPINAATDMPELAKNYKQLKSSGVRFIEGIGSDIKQEGIKELAYPQTPVKSMGDIMALMNIVRGNLHKVTMPILVLSSTVDHVVPPENSKEIYEKVSSQDKEITYLENSYHVATLDNDKELIAEECVRFIKRQLEKK; encoded by the coding sequence ATGCAAGAAAAGTATCCTGTTTTAAAAGAAGCCGAGGAATTTTTCTTTCGAGGCAATGAAGTTGGTGTGCTGAATAGCCATGGTTTTACCGGCTCGACACAGAGTATGCGGTTTTTGGGAGAAAAAATTGCCGAGCAGGGATTCACAGTTTACGGACCAAGGCTGACTGGCCACGGTACACATCCAGAAGATATGGAACAAGCGTCCTTTGAGGACTGGATCCGTGACGTGGAAGCTGGCCTTGAAAAGGTAAAGGAAAATTGTTCAACCGTATTTGTTGCCGGATTGTCCATGGGCGGTACATTAACGTTGTACCTTGCTGAAAATCATCCAGAGCTTGCAGGGGTGATGCCAATCAATGCGGCAACTGATATGCCGGAATTGGCTAAAAACTATAAACAGCTTAAAAGCAGTGGCGTCCGGTTCATCGAAGGGATTGGCTCAGACATCAAACAGGAAGGCATTAAAGAACTTGCATACCCGCAGACACCAGTGAAGTCAATGGGCGATATCATGGCACTCATGAATATCGTTAGAGGCAATTTACATAAGGTTACAATGCCAATCCTCGTCCTATCATCGACCGTTGATCACGTTGTTCCGCCTGAAAACTCGAAGGAAATTTATGAAAAGGTATCGTCCCAGGATAAAGAAATTACCTACCTGGAAAATAGTTACCACGTTGCAACACTCGATAACGACAAAGAGCTGATTGCTGAGGAATGCGTTAGGTTCATTAAGAGACAGTTAGAGAAAAAGTAA
- a CDS encoding WD40/YVTN/BNR-like repeat-containing protein, whose translation MSFLKKFITGIAAFIMFSMFAAIFVYQLSFMDTKPNLSQEQPKPQTEEQPKEEELRPVQTNEVVSYSLQNNELNLTFDGGQTWVIVPVEKEQLFGGEYNGNQQELIPNSYILTGNRAVFVHTSGGNWETEGVMVTYSLNKGTTWQNSIVTESYPGVRYRKVDFLTDTFGYIIVSGDRTMSQEGSSVFLTHDGGKTWRKTADSGQTRLLYDGGFTDEKTGFLSYGTINPVEPDLHVTRNGGISWQKAEVRVPAKYKEIFVSAEVPVKEGKELAMLVNQGPNGDYLGGKVKGKFTSKDNGLTWDFVAEVRPNE comes from the coding sequence GTGAGTTTTTTGAAAAAATTCATTACTGGGATTGCTGCTTTCATTATGTTCAGCATGTTCGCAGCAATTTTTGTGTACCAATTATCTTTTATGGATACAAAGCCGAACCTCAGCCAGGAGCAGCCAAAACCCCAGACCGAAGAGCAGCCAAAGGAAGAGGAACTGCGCCCGGTTCAAACAAACGAAGTAGTGAGTTACTCTCTTCAAAACAATGAACTGAACTTAACCTTTGACGGCGGGCAAACATGGGTAATCGTACCGGTTGAAAAGGAACAGCTTTTCGGAGGGGAATACAACGGTAATCAGCAGGAGCTTATCCCGAATAGCTATATCCTTACCGGGAATAGAGCGGTTTTTGTCCATACGAGTGGGGGCAATTGGGAAACCGAGGGCGTAATGGTTACCTACTCACTTAACAAAGGGACAACATGGCAGAATTCAATTGTGACCGAGTCCTATCCAGGTGTTCGCTACCGGAAAGTGGACTTCCTGACTGACACCTTTGGCTACATCATCGTTTCGGGTGACCGAACCATGTCCCAGGAAGGCTCCAGTGTTTTTTTGACGCACGATGGGGGTAAGACCTGGAGAAAGACGGCAGATTCCGGGCAGACGAGGCTTCTGTATGATGGTGGATTTACCGATGAAAAGACAGGATTCCTTTCCTACGGAACGATTAATCCTGTTGAGCCGGACCTCCATGTGACCCGGAATGGCGGGATTTCTTGGCAGAAGGCCGAGGTTCGTGTACCGGCAAAGTATAAGGAAATCTTTGTTTCGGCTGAAGTCCCCGTTAAAGAAGGCAAAGAGTTAGCAATGCTTGTCAATCAGGGACCGAATGGTGATTATCTTGGCGGTAAAGTAAAAGGTAAATTCACATCAAAGGACAATGGCTTGACTTGGGATTTTGTGGCGGAGGTCCGCCCTAATGAATAA
- a CDS encoding RNA polymerase sigma factor, translating to MDAGRQIEHWFNHYEKDVFNYLVYYTGTRDVEDLVQDTFLRAIYAFDSFRSDANPKTWLISIARNTAIDHYRKRNLWEKIKGTLIASQEETNSNLTDHLYLRKEEHAHLYQSISRLKQSYREVVLLKGIAELSAAEAANVLGWSVSKVNVTFHRAVKKLNEMMKEEMPNGTADRQRSS from the coding sequence ATGGATGCCGGCCGGCAAATAGAGCATTGGTTTAACCATTATGAAAAAGATGTGTTTAATTATCTTGTATATTATACAGGCACCAGGGATGTTGAGGATTTGGTCCAGGACACTTTCCTGAGGGCTATTTATGCGTTTGATTCGTTCAGAAGTGATGCAAATCCAAAAACCTGGCTAATATCAATCGCACGGAATACCGCGATTGATCATTACAGGAAACGCAATCTTTGGGAAAAAATAAAGGGAACACTTATAGCTTCCCAGGAAGAAACAAATTCAAATTTAACCGATCATCTGTATCTTCGTAAAGAAGAGCATGCCCATTTATATCAATCCATCTCCAGGCTAAAACAAAGCTATCGGGAAGTGGTCCTGTTGAAAGGCATAGCTGAACTTTCCGCTGCAGAAGCCGCAAACGTGTTGGGCTGGAGCGTCTCGAAGGTGAATGTGACCTTTCATAGGGCGGTTAAAAAGCTAAATGAGATGATGAAGGAGGAGATGCCCAATGGAACAGCTGACAGGCAAAGATCTTCTTGA
- a CDS encoding type 1 glutamine amidotransferase family protein: MQTKKVFLYVFNTMSDWEYGYLIAELNSGRYFKKDLAPLKVITVGANKEMITTMGGLSIKPDISLDECTLESKDLLILPGGTTWSEEIHQPILERIGQALKLGTIVAAICGATEALANMGYLDTRKHTSNNLEYTKMVCPNYKGEKFYEVGSAVSDANLVTASGIAPLEFAMEVLKKLDVFAPDTLHSWYNLNKTHKPEYYFQLMNSINS; encoded by the coding sequence ATGCAAACAAAAAAAGTTTTTCTATATGTATTTAATACAATGTCGGACTGGGAATATGGATATTTAATTGCTGAACTAAACTCAGGAAGATATTTCAAAAAAGATTTAGCACCTTTAAAAGTAATTACAGTAGGAGCTAATAAAGAAATGATTACTACTATGGGAGGACTGAGCATAAAACCAGATATTTCCCTTGATGAATGTACTCTTGAGAGTAAAGATCTTTTAATTTTACCAGGAGGAACTACTTGGAGTGAAGAAATTCATCAACCTATCTTGGAAAGAATTGGCCAAGCTTTAAAGCTTGGCACTATTGTTGCTGCAATTTGTGGTGCAACTGAGGCCCTTGCGAATATGGGATACTTAGATACTAGAAAGCATACAAGTAATAATTTAGAATACACTAAAATGGTATGTCCTAACTATAAAGGAGAAAAGTTCTATGAGGTGGGATCTGCGGTATCTGATGCGAATTTAGTTACTGCATCAGGAATAGCTCCTCTGGAATTTGCGATGGAAGTACTGAAAAAATTAGATGTATTTGCACCAGATACATTACATTCATGGTATAACCTAAATAAGACTCATAAACCTGAATACTACTTCCAGTTAATGAATTCAATAAATAGCTGA
- a CDS encoding STAS domain-containing protein has protein sequence MRNKIIRILNENRHELFSNWKNELHDSIPKSELSEEVFATELFNFIFESLKIVNTESASQLSRFYSKLINSNGSLNFITYGCQAFRRIALKTLLHQDLTKDDVIKVYNEIDRWFDPILLQIMNDCSNNWEEALSKQQAEIQELSAPVIQLFENIVVLPLVGSVNEVRAMTIMENLLEGIEKHKAEIVFLDISGVPTIDTFVAQTLISTTRAARLLGSESIIVGMRPEIAQTIIGLGINLNEIRTYGSLNAGLTYAFKRLKVKEL, from the coding sequence ATGCGGAATAAAATTATCAGGATATTAAATGAAAATCGCCATGAACTTTTTTCTAATTGGAAAAATGAATTGCATGACAGCATCCCGAAATCGGAGCTTTCCGAGGAAGTCTTTGCAACGGAATTATTTAACTTTATTTTTGAAAGTCTAAAAATAGTTAATACGGAATCTGCTTCCCAACTTAGCCGCTTTTATTCAAAACTAATAAATTCGAACGGGTCGCTGAATTTTATCACTTATGGATGTCAGGCATTTAGAAGAATAGCCTTGAAAACCCTGCTGCATCAGGACTTAACGAAAGACGATGTTATTAAAGTTTATAATGAAATCGACCGCTGGTTCGACCCAATATTATTGCAGATCATGAATGACTGTTCGAATAATTGGGAGGAAGCTTTGTCAAAGCAGCAAGCGGAAATTCAGGAGCTGTCAGCACCTGTAATCCAGCTTTTTGAAAATATTGTTGTCCTCCCGCTGGTGGGAAGCGTAAACGAAGTCCGTGCGATGACAATTATGGAAAATCTCCTAGAGGGGATTGAAAAACACAAGGCCGAAATCGTCTTTTTGGACATTAGCGGTGTCCCGACCATTGATACCTTTGTTGCCCAGACCTTGATTAGTACGACAAGGGCTGCAAGATTATTGGGTTCTGAAAGCATCATTGTCGGAATGAGACCGGAAATTGCCCAAACCATCATCGGGCTGGGGATTAATTTAAACGAAATCCGGACATATGGTTCGCTTAACGCTGGGCTCACTTATGCTTTCAAACGGTTAAAAGTAAAGGAATTGTGA
- a CDS encoding phosphotransferase — MANPIKEEFLVRALKKFYDLKVQKLEFLGRNDNLAYKINATGKKYLLKLHLGNTTKALISSELKWLLALNNDTELTVQVPIYNSKGELVSVIKNLEHESYYFTLQRWIDGKHIQGQPTEKEIYGLANLMATLHNHSSEWIVPRKFTRPIYDGSNVDNSIKQLKVLLKEKVINAEDYNALLNVSDKLKVVIKEQHINKDTWGIIHSDLHESNYILRDGVAFAIDFSCCGFGFYLFDIAETFLHLSQENQKIFIRYYSERRDLQEDYKIVLESFFLWQIIRNLSFLSKNKDEYGYLEQEIPYVVKKFCSHFLSNKRFLFN; from the coding sequence GTGGCTAACCCTATAAAAGAGGAGTTTTTAGTAAGAGCCCTAAAAAAGTTTTATGATTTAAAAGTCCAAAAATTAGAGTTTTTAGGTCGAAACGATAACCTGGCATATAAAATAAATGCAACAGGTAAAAAGTATCTGCTTAAGCTTCATCTGGGTAATACAACTAAGGCGTTGATTTCTTCTGAATTAAAGTGGTTATTAGCCCTCAATAATGACACCGAGCTAACTGTACAGGTTCCCATTTATAATTCAAAAGGTGAACTGGTTAGTGTAATAAAAAATTTGGAACACGAAAGTTACTATTTTACATTACAGAGGTGGATTGATGGAAAACATATTCAAGGACAACCGACCGAGAAAGAAATTTATGGGTTAGCGAATTTAATGGCGACATTACATAATCATTCCTCTGAATGGATTGTTCCACGAAAATTCACTAGACCAATCTACGACGGTTCTAATGTTGACAATTCAATAAAACAACTCAAAGTTCTTTTAAAAGAGAAAGTTATCAATGCAGAGGATTATAACGCATTACTAAATGTTTCAGATAAACTAAAGGTTGTAATTAAGGAGCAACATATAAACAAGGATACTTGGGGAATTATCCATTCCGATTTGCACGAGAGTAATTACATTCTTCGTGATGGGGTAGCTTTTGCAATAGATTTCTCGTGTTGCGGTTTTGGCTTTTATTTATTTGACATTGCTGAAACATTTCTTCATCTTAGTCAGGAGAATCAAAAAATTTTTATTCGTTATTATAGTGAAAGACGGGATTTACAAGAAGATTATAAAATTGTTTTAGAATCTTTCTTCTTATGGCAAATCATTAGGAATCTATCATTCCTTTCTAAAAATAAAGACGAATATGGGTATCTTGAACAAGAAATACCCTATGTTGTTAAAAAATTTTGCTCGCATTTTTTAAGCAATAAACGTTTTTTATTCAACTAA